In Methylomonas sp. ZR1, one DNA window encodes the following:
- a CDS encoding DUF5615 family PIN-like protein has product MKILLDMNLSPAWTGVLNQAGFDSVHWSTVGPADAPDVQLFKWARENEAVVFTHDLDFGALLALTGVEAPSVFQIRTQNISPQVLGPRAIELLHRFKTELDNGALIVADELRERVRLLPLSR; this is encoded by the coding sequence GTGAAAATATTATTGGACATGAATTTATCCCCTGCTTGGACAGGTGTGCTAAACCAAGCAGGGTTCGATTCCGTACACTGGTCCACAGTCGGCCCTGCGGATGCTCCAGACGTTCAGTTATTTAAATGGGCCAGGGAAAATGAAGCCGTGGTATTTACCCACGATTTGGATTTTGGCGCGCTGTTAGCGTTGACCGGTGTGGAAGCACCGAGCGTGTTTCAAATTCGTACCCAAAATATTTCACCACAAGTGCTCGGACCGAGAGCTATTGAATTGTTGCACCGCTTCAAAACGGAGCTTGATAATGGTGCTTTGATCGTTGCCGACGAATTGCGCGAAAGAGTAAGGTTGTTGCCCTTAAGTCGCTAA
- a CDS encoding DUF433 domain-containing protein, with protein MKGFSRITFDATVMGGKPCLRGLRVTAGMLVGLVASGYSTEQILELYPYLEADDVTEALRFAAWRAEEIELPLNAA; from the coding sequence ATGAAAGGTTTTTCACGGATTACGTTTGACGCTACGGTGATGGGCGGAAAACCCTGTCTGCGAGGACTAAGGGTGACAGCGGGAATGCTTGTTGGTTTGGTGGCCAGTGGCTATTCGACCGAACAGATACTGGAGTTGTACCCTTATTTGGAAGCCGATGATGTTACGGAAGCCCTTCGTTTCGCCGCGTGGAGAGCCGAGGAGATTGAGTTACCATTGAATGCCGCGTGA